One window from the genome of Clarias gariepinus isolate MV-2021 ecotype Netherlands chromosome 15, CGAR_prim_01v2, whole genome shotgun sequence encodes:
- the LOC128543051 gene encoding sulfotransferase 6B1-like: protein MSAPTFAAKRENVMERGMNMKDEEKLFKRDGILYPTIMTPPENLDALKDLEAREDDVMLVAYPKCGCNWVVGVVRKILTACGYTFPDGPPIIEFHSPEIQKLAAQMPPRRFFATHLHPDIIPVSFKTNKTKMLVVFRNPKDTLVSYYHFMNNNPVLPKAESWDKFYSDFMSGEVAWGSYFDHALAWEKHMDDPNVLIMTYEELKENLPEGVKKVADFFSFLLTDEQVKAIAGASTFSAMRSSSENSHGKFGKVFFRKGEVGDWKNHFSEAQSKQMDEEFKKKLSGTRLGAKLKYEQYCQ from the exons ATGTCTGCTCCAACTTTTGCAGCAAAAAGGGAGAACGTTATGGAGCGGGGCATGAACATGAAGGATGAGGAGAAGCTTTTCAAGCGAGATGGGATCCTCTACCCCACGATCATGACCCCACCTGAGAACCTGGATGCTTTGAAGGACCTGGAGGCCAGGGAGGATGATGTGATGCTGGTGGCATATCCCAAATGTG GCTGTAACTGGGTGGTAGGAGTGGTGAGGAAAATTCTGACCGCATGTGGATACACTTTCCCTGATGGGCCCCCCATTATTGAGTTCCACTCTCCGGAAATACAGAAG cttGCCGCCCAGATGCCGCCACGGCGCTTTTTTGCAACTCATTTGCACCCTGATATCATCCCTGTTTCATTTAAGACCAATAAAACAAAG ATGTTGGTGGTGTTTCGGAACCCTAAAGACACGCTCGTCTCTTATTACCATTTCATGAACAACAACCCAGTGCTGCCTAAAGCCGAGTCCTGGGACAAATTCTACTCCGACTTCATGTCTGGTGAAG TTGCCTGGGGGTCATATTTTGACCACGCCCTGGCCTGGGAGAAACACATGGATGACCCTAACGTGTTGATTATGACCTACGAGGAGCTAAAGGAG AACCTGCCTGAGGGTGTAAAGAAAGTGGCAGACTTCTTCAGCTTCCTTCTGACTGATGAACAGGTCAAGGCGATTGCCGGAGCGAGCACATTCAGTGCCATGCGTTCGAGCTCGGAAAATTCTCATGGAAAGTTTGGCAAAGTTTTTTTCCGAAAAG GTGAGGTAGGAGACTGGAAGAACCACTTCAGCGAGGCTCAGAGTAAGCAGATGGATGAAGAGTTCAAGAAGAAACTATCAGGAACCAGACTGGGAGCCAAGCTTAAATACGAACAGTACTGTCAGTAG